A window of Elgaria multicarinata webbii isolate HBS135686 ecotype San Diego chromosome 2, rElgMul1.1.pri, whole genome shotgun sequence contains these coding sequences:
- the STK11IP gene encoding serine/threonine-protein kinase 11-interacting protein produces the protein MAPETPKEIMLQSLARLLRDSGDLILDGTSTLTLCTSTLEILTQIFEQHLLPRNQNHGFIALSSHPAETSAILHAQFLFDVLQKTPSLKLIHVPDYALPAAVKISPFKSLRRLELKCVPLHCLRGLRCVYSQLEALICSKCVNSLKEILSACGGDFSSALPWLELQTVNFSYNSIVTLDDSLQLLNALKALDLSHNLIQDCEHYLTVLTELEYLNLAYNFLPKMPDLGLHSQAKLVTLILRYNQLDSINGVEQLPSLQHLDVAYNLLLEHTLLAPLSLLHNIRRLNLEGNPLWFHQNHRPATIMHLSPRAISFKFLLDEEPLSASDLRHHSKLDHAFSQSLCTPASEKTLTDRSALESSCAADQSDSQSPGESKSARLPTRKRTKGKVKVRRASISEPSDTEHKHRTLPLSAGIVRQHQAEMERMDSFRDRFGEHWLQYRRHLEADGQAGGITPSGSPTVGSLSSSAGASEQSRSPAPEQRILDAAEEKELALPPAEVMVDGLKAIVETEGLEAAKEDNDQEENLEVDLCQPVLVSQIEGDGDPEPDWIFLRVTVQHVMEVELKAARVLHRLELQSLQKVETSEMPWRRMDLERVFPVLTLHFNYISKDRRKRRYVVLDDQPELCVQDLLSVLAPILEKNKQKTRGQAEGGPKLQCLKCKQEFAESLMPGWQSPGPANDTAAFSEQGSTFPSEPMVCPSCSSDHVVILPCERRPSTPLFLQDCLGESQQELESGKFFIGGDNNSSSGTGSSTRTQELGSDPGSMAHSSSRSYEGADAGQRALSSKGHCSSLSHTDTNAGSLMGSYHYSTSQGPTPSQLSLSSEHEEHWNLSPPNNSILDMRDFFSVDHRLKLYLDMEVFEKAEEFKCFLKVAVVKTGQPGEFLALLVASDVQLHVLEVKGEIRGQPSDWLKKCDCHCLSDLSCLEIGLCHQSLHMAFVNPCASYTLLLRNQSRCRSFLQCLTHLAQELPTKSREKIPDVTVVEMNPQHPLWPLLDKDLAREAAAGSARPFFYLLAYLVQGASAFPVTLLSTHSNIFLVEEDYQWQNVPPSSGSDSGAEKQPSSCFQLKENEPISSISGVVLYRFSPCDVKLQLYDEVLKVESTWHLRTECPDLLVELVEWLRVPWEEMFSIALRKTVLDMLE, from the exons ATGGCTCCTGAAACTCCCAAGGAAATAATGCTTCAAAGCTTAGCACGATTACTGCGGGATTCTG GAGACTTGATTCTGGATGGCACTAGCACCTTGACCTTGTGCACCTCCACACTAGAGATTCTCACGCAGATCTTTGAACAGCACTTACTACCACGAAACCAGAACCATGGTTTCATTGCACTCTCGTCACACCCTGCTGAAACTTCTGCCATCCTTCATGCCCAATTCCTCTTTGATGTCTTACAAAAGACTCCCTCACTGAAG CTCATTCATGTTCCTGATTATGCTCTGCCAGCTGCTGTGAAGATTTCCCCTTTCAAATCTTTGCGACGTTTAGAG CTGAAGTGTGTTCCTTTACATTGTCTGCGCGGCCTGCGGTGTGTGTATTCACAGTTGGAGGCTTTGATCTGTTCCAAATGTGTGAACTCTCTGAAA GAGATCCTCTCTGCATGTGGAGGGGACTTCAGTTCTGCACTTCCGTGGCTGGAATTACAGACAGTCAACTTCAGCTATAACTCCATTGTAACCCTGGATGATTCACTG CAATTGTTGAATGCCTTGAAGGCTCTGGATCTTAGTCATAATCTTATCCAGGACTGTGAGCATTATCTGACC GTGCTGACCGAGCTGGAATACTTAAACTTGGCCTATAACTTCCTGCCTAAGATGCCTGACCTTGGGCTACACAGCCAGGCTAAACTGGTGACCCTTATCCTCCGGTACAACCAGCTTGATAGCATTAATG GTGTGGAACAGCTACCCAGCCTTCAGCATTTGGATGTTGCTTATAACTTGCTGCTGGAGCACACTCTGTTAGCGCCACTGTCCTTGCTGCACAACATACGAAGA cTGAACCTGGAGGGGAATCCTTTATGGTTCCATCAGAACCACCGGCCTGCAACCATAATGCATTTGTCTCCTAGGGCCATTTCCTTCAAG TTCCTTCTTGATGAAGAGCCACTATCTGCCTCTGACCTACGG CACCACTCAAAACTGGATCACGCTTTTTCGCAGTCACTGTGCACACCAGCCTCGGAGAAGACCCTGACGGACCGCAGTGCCCTGGAAAGTTCTTGCGCTGCAGACCAAAGTGACAGCCAGTCCCCTGGAGAGAGCAAATCTGCCAGACTCCCCACTCGAAAGAGAACTAag GGGAAGGTTAAAGTGCGCAGGGCCAGCATTTCGGAGCCCAGCGATACTGAACACAAGCACAGAACACTACCCCTCTCAGCGG GTATAGTTCGGCAGCACCAGGCAGAGATGGAGCGCATGGACAGTTTCCGGGATCGCTTTGGTGAGCACTGGCTCCAGTACAGGCGACACCTGGAAGCAGATGGACAGGCAGGGGGCATCACCCCCTCTGGCAGCCCCACAGTAGGATCCTTAAGCAGCTCAGCTGGGGCTTCGGAGCAGAGCAGGAGCCCAGCGCCAGAGCAGAGGATTCTTGATGCTGCAGAGGAAAAAGAACTGGCACTACCGCCAGCTGAAGTTATGGTGGACGGTCTCAAGGCAATAGTGGAAACAGAAGGGCTGGAGGCAGCGAAAGAAGATAACGATCAGGAGGAAAACCTGGAAG TGGAcctctgccagccagtgttggtaAGCCAGATAGAAGGTGATGGTGACCCAGAACCCGACTGGATCTTCCTGCGGGTCACTGTCCAGCATGTAATGGAGGTGGAGCTGAAAGCTGCCAGGGTTCTGCACAGGCTGGAACTGCAAAGCCTTCAGAAAGTAGAGACCTCGGAGATGCCTTGGAGGAGGATG GACCTGGAGCGTGTGTTTCCTGTTCTGACGCTGCATTTCAACTACATCTCCAAGGACCGTCGGAAGCGTCGATATGTGGTATTGGATGACCAGCCTGAACTGTGCGTACAG GACTTGCTCAGCGTGCTGGCGCCCATCCTggagaaaaacaagcagaagaccAGAGGTCAGGCAGAAGGAGGTCCAAAGCTCCAGTGCCTGAAATGCAAACAGGAGTTTGCTGAGAGCCTGATGCCTGGGTGGCAGAGTCCAGGCCCTGCTAATGACACTGCAGCTTTCTCTGAGCAAG GGTCTACTTTTCCCAGTGAGCCCATGGTCTGCCCCAGCTGCTCCAGCGACCACGTGGTCATCTTGCCCTGCGAGAGACGCCCCAGCACACCATTGTTCCTCCAGGACTGCCTTGGTGAAAGCCAGCAGGAGTTGGAGTCAGGGAAGTTCTTCATTGGGGGAGACAACAACTCTTCATCAGGAACCGGCTCCAGTACCCGGACTCAAGAGCTGGGCAGCGACCCCGGCAGCATGGCGCATTCCAGTTCTCGCAGTTACGAAGGGGCCGATGCTGGCCAGAGGGCCCTGAGCTCCAAGGGTCACTGCTCCTCCCTCAGCCACACAGACACCAACGCAGGGAGCCTGATGGGGAGCTATCACTATAGTACTTCCCAGGGGCCCACCCCTTCCCAGCTGTCCCTGAGCTCAGAGCACGAGGAGCACTGGAACCTGAGCCCCC CCAACAATAGTATATTGGACATGCGGGACTTCTTCTCTGTGGACCATCGACTAAAACTTTATTTGGATATGGAGGTCTTTGAGAAGGCGGAAGAGTTCAAATGCTTTCTCAAG GTAGCGGTAGTGAAAACTGGCCAGCCTGGGGAGTTCCTGGCACTCCTGGTGGCTTCCGACGTCCAGCTTCATGTGTTGGAGGTTAAGGGAGAGATAAG GGGACAGCCATCAGACTGGCTGAAGAAGTGTGACTGTCACTGCCTGTCTGACCTGTCCTGCCTGGAGATAGGGCTTTGCCATCAAAGCTTGCATATGGCATTTGTGAATCCTTGTGCCTCTTACACCCTGCTGCTTCGCAACCAGAGCCGCTGCAGAAGTTTCCTCCAGTGCCTGACAC ATCTTGCCCAGGAATTGCCGACCAAAAGCAGGGAAAAAATCCCAGATGTTACTGTGGTGGAAATGAACCCGCAGCATCCGTTATG GCCATTGCTTGACAAGGACCTAGCGAGAGAAGCTGCAGCAGGCTCGGCCAGACCTTTCTTCTACCTGTTGGCGTATCTCGTCCAAG GGGCTTCTGCCTTCCCTGTGACCTTGCTCAGCACCCATAGTAACATATTCTTGGTGGAAGAAGATTACCAGTGGCAAAACGTCCCACCCTCCTCCGGCTCAGACAGTGGTGCTGAGAAGCAGCCCAGCAGCTGCTTCCAGCTGAAAGAGAACGAGCCAATCAGCAGCATCAGCGGTGTTGTGCTTTACCGTTTCTCCCCTTGTGATGTGAAGCTGCAGCTTTATGATGAG gtTTTAAAGGTGGAGAGCACTTGGCATTTGCGAACAGAGTGTCCAGACCTGCTGGTGGAGTTGGTAGAATGGCTGCGTGTGCCCTGGGAAGAGATGTTCTCCATTGCTCTCCGTAAGACGGTGCTGGATATGCTGGAGTGA